A DNA window from Daucus carota subsp. sativus chromosome 3, DH1 v3.0, whole genome shotgun sequence contains the following coding sequences:
- the LOC108214430 gene encoding uncharacterized protein LOC108214430, with product MTYSSSTHSEQTPEKQHQRIIVRNNYGEKLVGVLSESGTLEIAVLCHGFQSTKESSTIASIAGALEKEGISVFSFDFAGNGESEGTFEYGNYWREADDLSAVIKHLNGMKRVVTAIVGHSKGGDVVLLYASKYHDINRVVNVSGRYNLERGNEDRLGKDFLQVIQKDGFIDIKNKKGDTQRVTKKSLMERLNTNIHEACLNIDNTCRVLTVHGSDDEVIPVEDAMEFDKIIPNHKLHIVEGANHSYTSHQIELASVVVPFIKDGIEHKDA from the exons ATGACTTACTCCAGTTCCACTCACTCTGAACAAACCCCAG AAAAACAGCATCAGAGAATTATTGTACGAAACAACTATGGTGAAAAGCTTGTGGGTGTATTAAGTGAAAGTGGGACACTGGAGATTGCAGTCTTGTGTCATGGTTTTCAATCAACAAAG GAAAGTAGCACAATTGCAAGTATTGCAGGCGCTTTAGAAAAAGAGGGGATTAGCGTGTTCTCCTTTGATTTTGCTGGAAATGG GGAAAGCGAAGGCACATTCGAGTATGGTAACTATTGGAGAGAAGCTGATGACTTGAGTGCTGTAATTAAACACTTAAATGGAATGAAACGTGTAGTAACTGCAATTGTTGGGCATAGCAAAG GGGGTGATGTGGTGCTTCTTTACGCATCGAAGTATCACGATATCAACAGAGTTGTTAATGTTTCTGGCCGCTACAATCTAGAGAGAGGCAATGAAGATCGTTTGGGTAAAGACTTTCTGCAAGTGATCCAGAAGGATGGATTCATTGATATTAAGAATAAAAAAG GGGATACTCAACGAGTTACCAAGAAAAGTTTGATGGAACGCTTAAATACCAATATTCACGAGGCTTGCCTTAATATTGACAATACATGCAG GGTTTTGACAGTCCATGGATCTGATGACGAAGTCATTCCTGTCGAAGATGCTATGGAGTTTGACAAAATCATCCCGAACCACAAATTGCACATAGTAGAAGGAGCCAATCATTCGTACACGTCACACCAAATCGAATTAGCTTCTGTAGTTGTGCCTTTCATAAAGGATGGTATTGAGCACAAAGATGCATAA
- the LOC108211616 gene encoding putative transcription factor bHLH041 isoform X2: MDSIFQLSGDARVAFLHQISQTFGCTYICLWTYLPLPSNCLVFTDGIHHEETNQSGLSSGITRAMRLFSEYRKSVIMIDNGVPGLAFKNNLPYIEIKENDLQAVASTQTQLQFYQEARIKTAIYMGCKSGEIELGMSINNQVNIELEMRTLFPDDFLRQAIPRELSQPNDQNPHSSSSSSMRSLSIDSPEGTPSNFLYNISNNTSTSYNISEPPSLPSSQAFMGQIRSVHQFPAAIDREDAAMTHAMLAVISSSSPASSTSSHQPLQNASAFKSYRSALSTTSQITSRVHRQNMLKRAIAFCRSNANLMPSSQEQTIQYANRPTSNQMHHMISERKRREKLNESFQALRTLLPPGSKKDKASLLSNTTEYITTLKAEVEELTRKNQTLEAQILQGSTNDQDLLMASAFLADQSHHVWISNSSESTSEGRNLSVIVKGDYCSMLDLSIQVVEFLKQLRYVSLLSLQADMQMVEATSLIRLVFRLKIEEGSKWDEMGFQEAVKNVVADIAR; encoded by the exons ATGGACTCCATTTTTCAACTGAGTGGAGATGCCCGTGTAGCCTTTCTCCATCAAATTTCGCAGACATTTGGCTGCACTTACATCTGCCTCTGGACTTACTTGCCTCTACCATCCAA CTGCTTAGTCTTCACGGATGGGATTCACCACGAAGAAACCAATCAATCAGGCTTATCATCTGGAATTACTCGAGCCATGAGGCTGTTCAGTGAGTACCGAAAATCAGTGATCATGATCGATAATGG AGTACCGGGACTTGCATTCAAGAACAATCTTCCTTACATTGAAATCAAAGAAAATGACCTTCAAGCTGTAGCATCCACTCAAACACAACTGCAGTTCTATCAG GAAGCTCGGATAAAG ACAGCTATATATATGGGGTGCAAATCAGGAGAAATTGAGCTAGGCATGTCCATCAACAACCAA GTAAACATTGAATTGGAAATGAGGACTTTGTTTCCTGATGATTTTTTACGACAAGCCATTCCTAGGGAGCTTTCCCAACCAAATGATCAGAATCCACATTCTTCGTCTTCGTCCTCGATGAGATCACTGTCCATTGATAGCCCTGAGGGCACGCCTAGTAACTTTCTATACAACATTAGTAATAACACAAGCACTTCCTACAATATTTCAGAACCTCCCTCACTGCCCTCTTCTCAAGCATTCATGGGCCAAATTCGAAGCGTTCATCAATTTCCAGCAGCAATTGATAGAGAAGATGCTGCAATGACACATGCCATGCTTGCGGTgatttcatcttcatctccagcTTCTTCTACAAGTTCACATCAACCGCTCCAAAATGCCAGTGCATTCAAGAGTTATAGATCAGCTTTAAGCACGACGAGCCAGATAACGAGCAGAGTTCACAGGCAGAATATGCTTAAAAGGGCAATAGCCTTTTGTCGGTCTAATGCAAATCTAATGCCATCTTCTCAAGAACAAACAATCCAATATGCAAATCGACCGACGAGTAATCAGATGCATCATATGATATCCGAAAGAAAAAGGAGAGAAAAGCTAAACGAAAGTTTCCAAGCATTGAGAACATTACTTCCACCTGGATCCAAG AAAGACAAAGCATCACTACTAAGTAACACGACGGAGTACATAACTACACTCAAGGCCGAAGTCGAGGAGCTCACGAGGAAAAACCAGACATTGGAGGCACAAATTTTGCAGGGTAGTACTAATGATCAAGATTTGCTGATGGCTAGTGCATTCTTAGCTGATCAAAGCCATCATGTTTGGATTAGCAACTCCAGTGAATCGACATCAGAAGGGAGAAACTTGAGTGTCATTGTAAAAGGAGATTACTGCAGTATGCTGGATTTGTCAATTCAAGTTGTGGAGTTTCTGAAGCAACTTAGATATGTGAGCTTATTATCTCTGCAAGCTGATATGCAAATGGTCGAGGCAACTTCACTTATTCGCTTAGTCTTCAGATTGAAGATCGAGGAG GGAAGCAAATGGGACGAGATGGGCTTCCAAGAAGCAGTCAAGAATGTGGTTGCTGACATAGCACGTTGA
- the LOC108211616 gene encoding putative transcription factor bHLH041 isoform X1, which translates to MDSIFQLSGDARVAFLHQISQTFGCTYICLWTYLPLPSNCLVFTDGIHHEETNQSGLSSGITRAMRLFSEYRKSVIMIDNGRVPGLAFKNNLPYIEIKENDLQAVASTQTQLQFYQEARIKTAIYMGCKSGEIELGMSINNQVNIELEMRTLFPDDFLRQAIPRELSQPNDQNPHSSSSSSMRSLSIDSPEGTPSNFLYNISNNTSTSYNISEPPSLPSSQAFMGQIRSVHQFPAAIDREDAAMTHAMLAVISSSSPASSTSSHQPLQNASAFKSYRSALSTTSQITSRVHRQNMLKRAIAFCRSNANLMPSSQEQTIQYANRPTSNQMHHMISERKRREKLNESFQALRTLLPPGSKKDKASLLSNTTEYITTLKAEVEELTRKNQTLEAQILQGSTNDQDLLMASAFLADQSHHVWISNSSESTSEGRNLSVIVKGDYCSMLDLSIQVVEFLKQLRYVSLLSLQADMQMVEATSLIRLVFRLKIEEGSKWDEMGFQEAVKNVVADIAR; encoded by the exons ATGGACTCCATTTTTCAACTGAGTGGAGATGCCCGTGTAGCCTTTCTCCATCAAATTTCGCAGACATTTGGCTGCACTTACATCTGCCTCTGGACTTACTTGCCTCTACCATCCAA CTGCTTAGTCTTCACGGATGGGATTCACCACGAAGAAACCAATCAATCAGGCTTATCATCTGGAATTACTCGAGCCATGAGGCTGTTCAGTGAGTACCGAAAATCAGTGATCATGATCGATAATGG CAGAGTACCGGGACTTGCATTCAAGAACAATCTTCCTTACATTGAAATCAAAGAAAATGACCTTCAAGCTGTAGCATCCACTCAAACACAACTGCAGTTCTATCAG GAAGCTCGGATAAAG ACAGCTATATATATGGGGTGCAAATCAGGAGAAATTGAGCTAGGCATGTCCATCAACAACCAA GTAAACATTGAATTGGAAATGAGGACTTTGTTTCCTGATGATTTTTTACGACAAGCCATTCCTAGGGAGCTTTCCCAACCAAATGATCAGAATCCACATTCTTCGTCTTCGTCCTCGATGAGATCACTGTCCATTGATAGCCCTGAGGGCACGCCTAGTAACTTTCTATACAACATTAGTAATAACACAAGCACTTCCTACAATATTTCAGAACCTCCCTCACTGCCCTCTTCTCAAGCATTCATGGGCCAAATTCGAAGCGTTCATCAATTTCCAGCAGCAATTGATAGAGAAGATGCTGCAATGACACATGCCATGCTTGCGGTgatttcatcttcatctccagcTTCTTCTACAAGTTCACATCAACCGCTCCAAAATGCCAGTGCATTCAAGAGTTATAGATCAGCTTTAAGCACGACGAGCCAGATAACGAGCAGAGTTCACAGGCAGAATATGCTTAAAAGGGCAATAGCCTTTTGTCGGTCTAATGCAAATCTAATGCCATCTTCTCAAGAACAAACAATCCAATATGCAAATCGACCGACGAGTAATCAGATGCATCATATGATATCCGAAAGAAAAAGGAGAGAAAAGCTAAACGAAAGTTTCCAAGCATTGAGAACATTACTTCCACCTGGATCCAAG AAAGACAAAGCATCACTACTAAGTAACACGACGGAGTACATAACTACACTCAAGGCCGAAGTCGAGGAGCTCACGAGGAAAAACCAGACATTGGAGGCACAAATTTTGCAGGGTAGTACTAATGATCAAGATTTGCTGATGGCTAGTGCATTCTTAGCTGATCAAAGCCATCATGTTTGGATTAGCAACTCCAGTGAATCGACATCAGAAGGGAGAAACTTGAGTGTCATTGTAAAAGGAGATTACTGCAGTATGCTGGATTTGTCAATTCAAGTTGTGGAGTTTCTGAAGCAACTTAGATATGTGAGCTTATTATCTCTGCAAGCTGATATGCAAATGGTCGAGGCAACTTCACTTATTCGCTTAGTCTTCAGATTGAAGATCGAGGAG GGAAGCAAATGGGACGAGATGGGCTTCCAAGAAGCAGTCAAGAATGTGGTTGCTGACATAGCACGTTGA
- the LOC108214410 gene encoding probable pre-mRNA-splicing factor ATP-dependent RNA helicase DEAH5, translated as MASEVKDEGLKKLEYLSLVSKVCTELESHLGFGDKVLAEFITELGRDCESVDVFDAKLKENGAEMPDYFVRTLLTIIHAILPPSVGKSKKGGEGKKGEEGGDSKFPALNISDSRERVKELEREIALEAKEKARKDGGDDERRYRDRGGEDRGGGRGRDREGGGDERDRRGDRGERRRDDRGDFRGKERHRDRGDRNRRDGYDEDGEDDRGDFRGKERYKERNDRNRRDGYDEEGERGRDKSMSGEPELYQVYKGRVQRVMDTGCFVQLNELRGKEGLVHVSQMATRRISNAKDVVKRDQEVYVKVISISNQKLSLSMRDVDQNTGEDLLPLKKSSEDSRMNPSGSNNGGPTTRTGLSGIRITDDDAPLPSRRPLKRMSSPERWEAQQLIASGVLSVKEYPMFDDETDGLLYEEEGADEELEIEMNEDEPAFLNGQTRYSMDMSPVKIFKNPEGSLSRAAALQSALIKERREVREQQQRTMLDSIPKDLNRPWEDPMPETGERHLAQELRGVGLSAYDMPEWKKDAFGSALTFGQRSKLSIQDQRKSLPIYKLKKELVQAVHDNQVLVVIGETGSGKTTQVTQYLAEAGYTTSGKIGCTQPRRVAAMSVAKRVAEEFGCRLGEEVGYAIRFEDCTGPDTVIKYMTDGMLMREILIDENLSQYSIIMLDEAHERTIHTDILFGLLKRLVKRRPDLRLIVTSATLDAEKFSGYFFSCNIFTIPGRTFPVEILYTKQPESDYLDAALITVMQIHLTEPEGDILVFLTGQEEIDHACQCLYERMKGLGKNIPELIILPVYSALPSEMQSRIFDPAPPGKRKVVVATNIAEASLTIDGIYYVIDPGFAKQNVYNPKQGLDSLVITPISQASAKQRAGRAGRTGPGKCYRLYTESAFHNEMSPTSIPEIQRINLGVTTLNMKAMGINDLLSFDFMDPPSPQALISAMEQLYSLGALDEEGLLTKMGRKMAEFPMDPPLSKMLLASVDLGCSDEILTIIAMIQTGNVYYRPREKQAQADQKRAKFFQPEGDHLTLLAVYEAWKAKNFSGPWCFENFVQSRSLRRAQDVRKQLLSIMDRYKLDIVSAGKNYMKIRKAITAGFFFHAARKDPQEGYRTLVENQPVYIHPSSALFQRQPDWVIYHELVMTTKEYMREVTVVDPKWLVELAPRFFKVADPTKMSKRKRQERIEPLYDRYHEPNSWRLSKRRA; from the exons ATGGCATCTGAGGTTAAAGACGAAGGCTTGAAGAAACTTGAGTATCTTTCATTGGTTTCAAAGGTATGCACTGAACTTGAGTCTCATTTAGGGTTTGGTGATAAAGTTTTGGCTGAATTTATAACTGAGTTGGGTCGTGATTgtgaatctgttgatgtttttGATGCTAAATTGAAAGAAAATGGTGCTGAGATGCCTGATTATTTTGTTAGGACTCTTTTGACTATAATTCATGCCATTTTGCCTCCTAGTGTTGGGAAGTCGAAAAAGGGTGGGGAGGGAAAGAAGGGTGAGGAGGGGGGTGATTCAAAGTTTCCGGCTTTGAATATAAGTGATAGTAGGGAGAGGGTTAAGGAGTTGGAGAGGGAAATTGCGTTGGAGGCGAAGGAGAAGGCGAGGAAGGATGGGGGTGATGATGAGAGGAGGTATCGGGATCGGGGTGGGGAGGATAGGGgtggggggagagggagagatagGGAGGGGGGAGGGGATGAGAGGGATAGGAGGGGTGATAGAGGGGAGAGAAGGAGAGATGATAGAGGGGATTTTAGGGGTAAAGAAAGGCATAGGGATCGAGGTGATAGGAATAGGAGAGATGGGTATGATGAAGATGGGGAAGATGATAGAGGGGATTTTAGGGGTAAAGAGAGGTACAAGGAAAGGAATGACAGGAATCGGAGAGATGGGTATGATGAAGAGGGGGAAAGGGGTCGTGATAAGTCGATGTCTGGTGAACCGGAGTTGTATCAGGTTTATAAGGGGAGGGTGCAAAGAGTGATGGATACTGGTTGTTTTGTTCAGTTGAATGAGCTTAGAGGTAAAGAGGGTTTGGTTCATGTTTCACAAATGGCGACTAGGAGGATTTCCAATGCCAAGGATGTTGTGAAACGGGATCAGGAGGTGTATGTGAAGGTAATATCGATTTCGAATCAGAAGTTGAGTTTGTCCATGAGGGATGTTGATCAGAATACAGGTGAAGATTTGTTGCCTCTGAAGAAGAGCTCAGAGGATAGTAGGATGAATCCTTCAGGGTCGAATAATGGAGGGCCTACTACACGGACTGGGCTTTCAGGGATTAGAATTACTGATGATGATGCCCCTCTTCCATCGCGTCGACCCTTAAAAAGAATGAGTTCGCCTGAGAGATGGGAAGCACAGCAGCTGATTGCTTCTGGTGTTTTAAGTGTCAAGGAGTATCCTATGTTTGATGACGAAACAGATGGTCTACTATATGAAGAGGAAGGTGCTGATGAAGAGTTAGAGATTGAGATGAATGAGGATGAACCTGCTTTTTTGAACGGCCAAACCCGATATTCTATGGACATGTCCCCggttaaaatttttaagaatcCCGAGGGTTCACTAAGTCGTGCAGCAGCTCTTCAGTCAGCTCTTATTAAGGAGAGAAGAGAAGTGAGGGAGCAGCAGCAGAGAACCATGCTAGATTCAATTCCTAAAGATCTTAACAGACCATGGGAAGATCCAATGCCTGAAACGGGTGAGAGGCATCTAGCACAGGAGCTTAGAGGTGTTGGTTTGTCTGCATACGACATGCCTGAATGGAAAAAAGATGCTTTTGGTTCAGCTCTCACTTTTGGGCAGAGGTCAAAGCTGTCCATACAAGACCAGAGGAAGAGTTTACCAATAtacaaattgaaaaaagaaCTAGTACAAGCAGTACATGACAATCAGGTTCTGGTTGTTATCGGGGAGACAGGTTCAGGCAAGACAACTCAGGTGACACAGTACTTAGCTGAAGCAGGTTATACTACCAGCGGTAAAATTGGATGTACTCAACCTCGTAGGGTTGCTGCAATGTCTGTGGCTAAGAGAGTGGCTGAAGAGTTTGGTTGTCGTTTAGGGGAGGAAGTTGGGTATGCCATTCGGTTTGAGGATTGCACAGGTCCGGACACTGTTATTAAGTACATGACTGATGGTATGCTTATGAGAGAGATTCTTATTGACGAGAACTTATCTCAGTACTCTATTATAATGCTTGATGAAGCGCATGAGAGGACGATCCACACGGATATTCTTTTTGGGCTACTCAAAAGACTTGTGAAAAGGCGACCAGATCTTCGATTGATTGTAACATCTGCCACATTGGATGCTGAGAAATTTTCAGGTTATTTCTTTAGTTGCAACATATTTACGATTCCTGGAAGAACTTTTCCTGTAGAGATATTGTATACCAAACAGCCGGAAAGTGACTACTTAGATGCAGCACTGATCACAGTCATGCAGATTCATTTGACAGAACCGGAAGGAGATATCCTTGTCTTCTTGACAGGTCAAGAGGAGATCGATCATGCATGCCAATGTCTTTATGAAAGGATGAAAGGTCTGGGCAAGAATATACCTGAACTCATTATTCTACCAGTCTATAGTGCTTTACCTAGTGAAATGCAGTCTAGGATATTTGATCCTGCTCCTCCAGGAAAGAGGAAAGTGGTCGTTGCAACCAATATAGCTGAAGCTTCACTGACAATCGATGGTATATATTATGTCATTGACCCTGGATTTGCAAAGCAAAATGTTTACAATCCTAAACAGGGGCTTGATTCACTGGTTATAACTCCCATCTCACAAGCATCGGCAAAGCAACGAGCTGGGCGTGCAGGACGAACTGGACCAGGTAAGTGTTATCGCCTGTACACAGAGAGTGCTTTCCACAATGAGATGTCCCCTACCTCAATACCTGAAATCCAGAGAATAAATCTCGGAGTCACTACCTTGAACATGAAAGCAATGGGAATAAACGATCTTCTATCATTTGATTTTATGGACCCTCCTTCTCCTCAAGCTCTCATTTCTGCTATGGAACAGCTATATAGTCTTGGAGCTCTCGATGAAGAGGGGCTTCTCACCAAAATGGGTAGGAAAATGGCAGAGTTTCCAATGGATCCGCCACTCTCAAAGATGCTCCTAGCTAGTGTAGATCTTGGTTGTAGTGATGAGATTCTGACTATCATAGCAATGATCCAAACTGGAAATGTTTACTACAGACCCAGGGAAAAGCAAGCTCAAGCTGACCAAAAAAGGGCCAAGTTTTTCCAGCCTGAAGGTGACCATCTTACATTGCTTGCTGTATATGAGGCTTGGAAAGCAAAAAATTTCTCGGGTCCATGGTGTTTCGAGAATTTTGTCCAATCTCGATCGTTAAGGAGGGCTCAAGATGTGCGGAAACAGCTCCTTTCCATCATGGACAG GTACAAATTGGATATCGTCAGTGCTGGGAAGAACTATATGAAAATCAGAAAGGCGATAACAGCAGGATTTTTCTTCCATGCAGCCAGAAAAGATCCACAGGAGGGATACCGTACACTAGTGGAGAATCAACCAGTTTATATTCATCCTAGCAGTgctctttttcaaagacaaccAGATTGGGTCATCTACCATGAACTGGTAATGACAACAAAAGAGTACATGCGTGAAGTTACTGTTGTTGATCCCAAATGGCTTGTGGAGCTTGCACCCCGATTCTTCAAAGTCGCAGATCCTACTAAAATGAGCAAACGCAAACGTCAAGAACGTATTGAACCACTTTACGACAGATATCATGAACCAAATTCTTGGCGTTTGAGTAAAAGGCGTGCTTAG
- the LOC108211616 gene encoding putative transcription factor bHLH041 isoform X3, translating into MDSIFQLSGDARVAFLHQISQTFGCTYICLWTYLPLPSNCLVFTDGIHHEETNQSGLSSGITRAMRLFSEYRKSVIMIDNGRVPGLAFKNNLPYIEIKENDLQAVASTQTQLQFYQTAIYMGCKSGEIELGMSINNQVNIELEMRTLFPDDFLRQAIPRELSQPNDQNPHSSSSSSMRSLSIDSPEGTPSNFLYNISNNTSTSYNISEPPSLPSSQAFMGQIRSVHQFPAAIDREDAAMTHAMLAVISSSSPASSTSSHQPLQNASAFKSYRSALSTTSQITSRVHRQNMLKRAIAFCRSNANLMPSSQEQTIQYANRPTSNQMHHMISERKRREKLNESFQALRTLLPPGSKKDKASLLSNTTEYITTLKAEVEELTRKNQTLEAQILQGSTNDQDLLMASAFLADQSHHVWISNSSESTSEGRNLSVIVKGDYCSMLDLSIQVVEFLKQLRYVSLLSLQADMQMVEATSLIRLVFRLKIEEGSKWDEMGFQEAVKNVVADIAR; encoded by the exons ATGGACTCCATTTTTCAACTGAGTGGAGATGCCCGTGTAGCCTTTCTCCATCAAATTTCGCAGACATTTGGCTGCACTTACATCTGCCTCTGGACTTACTTGCCTCTACCATCCAA CTGCTTAGTCTTCACGGATGGGATTCACCACGAAGAAACCAATCAATCAGGCTTATCATCTGGAATTACTCGAGCCATGAGGCTGTTCAGTGAGTACCGAAAATCAGTGATCATGATCGATAATGG CAGAGTACCGGGACTTGCATTCAAGAACAATCTTCCTTACATTGAAATCAAAGAAAATGACCTTCAAGCTGTAGCATCCACTCAAACACAACTGCAGTTCTATCAG ACAGCTATATATATGGGGTGCAAATCAGGAGAAATTGAGCTAGGCATGTCCATCAACAACCAA GTAAACATTGAATTGGAAATGAGGACTTTGTTTCCTGATGATTTTTTACGACAAGCCATTCCTAGGGAGCTTTCCCAACCAAATGATCAGAATCCACATTCTTCGTCTTCGTCCTCGATGAGATCACTGTCCATTGATAGCCCTGAGGGCACGCCTAGTAACTTTCTATACAACATTAGTAATAACACAAGCACTTCCTACAATATTTCAGAACCTCCCTCACTGCCCTCTTCTCAAGCATTCATGGGCCAAATTCGAAGCGTTCATCAATTTCCAGCAGCAATTGATAGAGAAGATGCTGCAATGACACATGCCATGCTTGCGGTgatttcatcttcatctccagcTTCTTCTACAAGTTCACATCAACCGCTCCAAAATGCCAGTGCATTCAAGAGTTATAGATCAGCTTTAAGCACGACGAGCCAGATAACGAGCAGAGTTCACAGGCAGAATATGCTTAAAAGGGCAATAGCCTTTTGTCGGTCTAATGCAAATCTAATGCCATCTTCTCAAGAACAAACAATCCAATATGCAAATCGACCGACGAGTAATCAGATGCATCATATGATATCCGAAAGAAAAAGGAGAGAAAAGCTAAACGAAAGTTTCCAAGCATTGAGAACATTACTTCCACCTGGATCCAAG AAAGACAAAGCATCACTACTAAGTAACACGACGGAGTACATAACTACACTCAAGGCCGAAGTCGAGGAGCTCACGAGGAAAAACCAGACATTGGAGGCACAAATTTTGCAGGGTAGTACTAATGATCAAGATTTGCTGATGGCTAGTGCATTCTTAGCTGATCAAAGCCATCATGTTTGGATTAGCAACTCCAGTGAATCGACATCAGAAGGGAGAAACTTGAGTGTCATTGTAAAAGGAGATTACTGCAGTATGCTGGATTTGTCAATTCAAGTTGTGGAGTTTCTGAAGCAACTTAGATATGTGAGCTTATTATCTCTGCAAGCTGATATGCAAATGGTCGAGGCAACTTCACTTATTCGCTTAGTCTTCAGATTGAAGATCGAGGAG GGAAGCAAATGGGACGAGATGGGCTTCCAAGAAGCAGTCAAGAATGTGGTTGCTGACATAGCACGTTGA
- the LOC108211616 gene encoding putative transcription factor bHLH041 isoform X4, whose translation MDSIFQLSGDARVAFLHQISQTFGCTYICLWTYLPLPSNCLVFTDGIHHEETNQSGLSSGITRAMRLFSEYRKSVIMIDNGVPGLAFKNNLPYIEIKENDLQAVASTQTQLQFYQTAIYMGCKSGEIELGMSINNQVNIELEMRTLFPDDFLRQAIPRELSQPNDQNPHSSSSSSMRSLSIDSPEGTPSNFLYNISNNTSTSYNISEPPSLPSSQAFMGQIRSVHQFPAAIDREDAAMTHAMLAVISSSSPASSTSSHQPLQNASAFKSYRSALSTTSQITSRVHRQNMLKRAIAFCRSNANLMPSSQEQTIQYANRPTSNQMHHMISERKRREKLNESFQALRTLLPPGSKKDKASLLSNTTEYITTLKAEVEELTRKNQTLEAQILQGSTNDQDLLMASAFLADQSHHVWISNSSESTSEGRNLSVIVKGDYCSMLDLSIQVVEFLKQLRYVSLLSLQADMQMVEATSLIRLVFRLKIEEGSKWDEMGFQEAVKNVVADIAR comes from the exons ATGGACTCCATTTTTCAACTGAGTGGAGATGCCCGTGTAGCCTTTCTCCATCAAATTTCGCAGACATTTGGCTGCACTTACATCTGCCTCTGGACTTACTTGCCTCTACCATCCAA CTGCTTAGTCTTCACGGATGGGATTCACCACGAAGAAACCAATCAATCAGGCTTATCATCTGGAATTACTCGAGCCATGAGGCTGTTCAGTGAGTACCGAAAATCAGTGATCATGATCGATAATGG AGTACCGGGACTTGCATTCAAGAACAATCTTCCTTACATTGAAATCAAAGAAAATGACCTTCAAGCTGTAGCATCCACTCAAACACAACTGCAGTTCTATCAG ACAGCTATATATATGGGGTGCAAATCAGGAGAAATTGAGCTAGGCATGTCCATCAACAACCAA GTAAACATTGAATTGGAAATGAGGACTTTGTTTCCTGATGATTTTTTACGACAAGCCATTCCTAGGGAGCTTTCCCAACCAAATGATCAGAATCCACATTCTTCGTCTTCGTCCTCGATGAGATCACTGTCCATTGATAGCCCTGAGGGCACGCCTAGTAACTTTCTATACAACATTAGTAATAACACAAGCACTTCCTACAATATTTCAGAACCTCCCTCACTGCCCTCTTCTCAAGCATTCATGGGCCAAATTCGAAGCGTTCATCAATTTCCAGCAGCAATTGATAGAGAAGATGCTGCAATGACACATGCCATGCTTGCGGTgatttcatcttcatctccagcTTCTTCTACAAGTTCACATCAACCGCTCCAAAATGCCAGTGCATTCAAGAGTTATAGATCAGCTTTAAGCACGACGAGCCAGATAACGAGCAGAGTTCACAGGCAGAATATGCTTAAAAGGGCAATAGCCTTTTGTCGGTCTAATGCAAATCTAATGCCATCTTCTCAAGAACAAACAATCCAATATGCAAATCGACCGACGAGTAATCAGATGCATCATATGATATCCGAAAGAAAAAGGAGAGAAAAGCTAAACGAAAGTTTCCAAGCATTGAGAACATTACTTCCACCTGGATCCAAG AAAGACAAAGCATCACTACTAAGTAACACGACGGAGTACATAACTACACTCAAGGCCGAAGTCGAGGAGCTCACGAGGAAAAACCAGACATTGGAGGCACAAATTTTGCAGGGTAGTACTAATGATCAAGATTTGCTGATGGCTAGTGCATTCTTAGCTGATCAAAGCCATCATGTTTGGATTAGCAACTCCAGTGAATCGACATCAGAAGGGAGAAACTTGAGTGTCATTGTAAAAGGAGATTACTGCAGTATGCTGGATTTGTCAATTCAAGTTGTGGAGTTTCTGAAGCAACTTAGATATGTGAGCTTATTATCTCTGCAAGCTGATATGCAAATGGTCGAGGCAACTTCACTTATTCGCTTAGTCTTCAGATTGAAGATCGAGGAG GGAAGCAAATGGGACGAGATGGGCTTCCAAGAAGCAGTCAAGAATGTGGTTGCTGACATAGCACGTTGA